A single window of Sulfitobacter sp. JL08 DNA harbors:
- a CDS encoding RSP_2647 family RNA methyltransferase, which translates to MTALSPDPAPENRPVVRLLPKANARAIRHGMPWVYANEVVLDRRTKALAAGTLAVLEDGERRPMGLVAVNPSSKIFCRMLDADTTAVIDKVWFAQHLRHALSMRTRLYEQPFYRLIHAEADGLPGVVIDRFGDVAVVQPNAAWADLCLGDLAQALVDVTGVTTVLKNASGRTRALEGLDDENKVVIGAASDAPVPVPMNGAIYMADVTGGQKTGLYFDQRPNHAFAAGLARDGDVLDVFSHVGGFSLAALAGGAARAQAVDGSAPALALAQMGAEKMGMANRFQTTQGDAFEVLEALAQQGTSFDLVVCDPPAFAPSKPALAAGLRAYERVARLAAGLVRPGGYLGLCSCSHAADLAAFRGASIRGIGRAGRRSALIHTGFAGPDHPQMPALAESGYLKSLFFRL; encoded by the coding sequence ATGACAGCGCTTTCCCCAGATCCCGCCCCCGAAAACCGGCCCGTCGTTCGGTTGTTGCCCAAAGCCAATGCCCGCGCGATCCGCCACGGCATGCCGTGGGTCTATGCCAACGAAGTTGTGCTGGACCGGCGCACCAAGGCGCTGGCCGCCGGTACACTTGCTGTTCTCGAGGATGGTGAGCGCCGGCCTATGGGGCTGGTTGCCGTTAATCCGTCGTCGAAAATCTTTTGCAGAATGCTGGATGCCGATACCACAGCCGTGATCGATAAAGTCTGGTTCGCGCAGCATCTGCGCCATGCGTTGTCGATGCGCACGCGGTTGTACGAACAGCCGTTTTACCGCCTGATCCATGCCGAAGCCGATGGGCTGCCCGGTGTTGTGATTGACCGTTTCGGCGATGTGGCCGTGGTGCAGCCCAACGCGGCATGGGCCGATCTGTGTCTGGGCGATCTTGCGCAGGCGCTTGTCGACGTGACGGGCGTGACGACGGTTCTGAAGAACGCTTCGGGCCGCACCCGCGCGCTGGAAGGGCTTGATGACGAAAACAAGGTCGTGATTGGGGCAGCCTCTGATGCACCGGTACCCGTGCCGATGAATGGTGCAATCTACATGGCGGATGTGACCGGCGGGCAAAAAACCGGGCTGTATTTCGATCAGCGCCCCAATCATGCGTTTGCAGCGGGACTGGCGCGCGATGGCGATGTGCTGGATGTTTTTTCGCATGTTGGTGGCTTTTCACTGGCGGCGTTGGCGGGCGGGGCCGCACGCGCTCAGGCGGTTGACGGGTCGGCGCCCGCCCTTGCACTGGCGCAGATGGGGGCCGAAAAAATGGGCATGGCCAATCGGTTCCAGACCACGCAGGGCGATGCATTCGAAGTGCTTGAAGCACTTGCACAACAGGGGACCAGCTTTGATCTGGTGGTGTGTGATCCGCCGGCATTTGCGCCGTCCAAACCGGCCTTGGCGGCGGGGCTGCGTGCCTATGAACGGGTGGCGCGGCTGGCCGCGGGGCTGGTCCGGCCCGGTGGGTATCTGGGCCTGTGTTCCTGCTCGCATGCGGCCGATCTGGCGGCGTTTCGCGGGGCATCCATTCGCGGGATAGGCCGTGCGGGGCGGCGCAGTGCGCTGATCCATACCGGATTTGCCGGTCCGGACCATCCGCAAATGCCCGCACTGGCGGAAAGCGGTTATCTGAAATCGTTGTTTTTCCGCCTGTGA
- the dksA gene encoding RNA polymerase-binding protein DksA, producing MKQDLILPEEYTPAEDEPFMNERQVEYFRRKLLNWRAELLAGSRDTIEGLQDGTRNIPDVTDRASEETDRALELRTRDRQRKLVSKIDAALRRIEDGEFGYCSVTGEPISLKRLDARPIATMSLEAQEKHERREKVHRDD from the coding sequence ATGAAACAGGATTTGATTCTGCCGGAAGAATATACGCCGGCCGAGGACGAGCCGTTCATGAATGAACGTCAGGTTGAATATTTCCGCCGCAAACTGCTGAACTGGCGCGCCGAATTGCTGGCGGGCAGCCGCGATACCATCGAAGGATTGCAGGACGGCACGCGCAACATTCCCGATGTGACAGATCGTGCATCCGAGGAAACAGATCGCGCGCTGGAACTGCGCACACGCGACCGTCAGCGCAAGCTGGTGTCGAAAATCGATGCCGCCCTGCGCCGGATCGAAGACGGCGAATTCGGCTATTGCTCGGTCACGGGCGAACCGATTTCGCTGAAACGTCTGGATGCACGCCCCATCGCCACGATGAGCCTTGAGGCACAGGAAAAACATGAGCGTCGCGAAAAAGTTCACCGCGACGATTGA
- a CDS encoding DUF6778 family protein, with translation MIFVRAIIILALGLSLSACASARKNSADADAISQAANSDIVITNPDADLSISNVTIRVPDTLVVSEENRYYPSGDIVWREDPPGDRRAQVKAIFEDGIGRGVATLDGPSTYDLDIEVLRFHALTQKARYSVGGVHSITFKVTLLDPQTGQAVGEPRIVQADLPGYGGDDAIAADAQGFTQKFRITNHLANVIVVELSVPGGYSNARLGVLQTINNT, from the coding sequence ATGATATTTGTACGAGCAATCATAATCCTGGCTTTGGGGCTGTCGCTGTCCGCGTGCGCGTCTGCGCGCAAGAATTCAGCCGATGCCGATGCCATATCGCAAGCTGCCAATTCCGACATCGTGATCACCAATCCCGATGCGGACCTCAGTATTTCGAACGTCACCATTCGCGTGCCCGATACCTTGGTTGTGTCCGAGGAAAACAGATATTACCCGTCGGGTGACATCGTTTGGCGCGAAGACCCGCCCGGTGATCGCCGGGCGCAGGTTAAGGCGATATTCGAGGACGGTATCGGGCGCGGTGTGGCCACGCTGGACGGTCCGTCAACTTACGATCTCGACATTGAAGTATTACGCTTTCACGCCCTGACGCAAAAAGCGCGCTATTCGGTGGGCGGGGTGCATTCGATTACCTTCAAGGTGACGCTGCTTGATCCACAAACCGGGCAAGCCGTGGGCGAACCCCGTATCGTTCAGGCGGATCTTCCCGGATATGGCGGCGATGATGCGATTGCCGCGGATGCACAAGGGTTTACACAAAAATTTCGTATTACCAACCACTTGGCAAACGTAATTGTTGTGGAGTTGAGCGTTCCCGGCGGTTACAGCAATGCCCGTCTGGGGGTTCTTCAGACGATCAACAACACCTAG
- a CDS encoding cytochrome P450, which produces MTDAPVTHIDPVAFAADPYPVLAEMRRNAPVTYVPELRATLFTRRDDIHVQEKRIDLFSSHQPDGLMTRLMGTNLMRKDGSDHMVERRALFPALSPKTVQTYWLPRFKNAANSILNTLKPKGYCDLVTDFAMPVSAEALKAITGLTEMTASEMDGVSQAMIDGCSNYGGDPDVERACHVATALIDTHIDRILARAHPAGDRSALAVQRAAHLPMDSLRANIKLIISGGHNEPRDAIAGTIATLLAHPDQLQRITTGKATYQDAFLEYARWMSPIGMSPRRVARNDIVNNISFTKDSTVFFMFSSAGRDESHFENPHLFDITRDTQASIPFGAGPHFCAGAAAARALISQVALPMAFAALPDLHLTGPVRYHGWAFRGPVSVPVAWSA; this is translated from the coding sequence ATGACGGATGCCCCTGTAACCCATATCGATCCCGTGGCCTTTGCTGCTGATCCCTACCCGGTTCTGGCAGAAATGCGGCGCAATGCACCCGTCACCTACGTGCCCGAACTGCGCGCAACCCTGTTTACACGCCGCGATGATATCCACGTTCAGGAAAAACGGATCGATCTGTTTTCCAGCCATCAGCCCGACGGCCTGATGACCCGCCTGATGGGCACCAACCTGATGCGCAAGGACGGCAGCGATCACATGGTGGAACGGCGCGCCCTGTTTCCCGCGCTAAGCCCGAAAACAGTGCAGACCTATTGGCTGCCCCGGTTCAAAAATGCTGCAAATTCGATCCTGAATACTCTGAAACCAAAGGGATATTGCGATCTGGTCACTGACTTTGCGATGCCGGTATCTGCCGAAGCGCTGAAAGCGATCACCGGTCTGACAGAAATGACCGCAAGCGAAATGGATGGAGTATCCCAAGCCATGATCGACGGCTGTTCGAATTATGGCGGCGATCCGGATGTAGAACGGGCCTGCCATGTCGCAACCGCGTTGATCGATACGCATATTGACAGGATTCTGGCGCGCGCCCACCCTGCCGGTGACAGATCGGCGCTGGCGGTGCAACGTGCTGCACACCTTCCGATGGACAGCCTGCGCGCCAATATCAAGCTGATCATTTCCGGCGGGCACAACGAACCGCGCGATGCCATTGCGGGAACCATCGCCACCCTTCTGGCCCATCCAGACCAACTACAACGGATCACCACAGGCAAGGCGACCTATCAGGATGCGTTTCTGGAATATGCACGCTGGATGTCACCCATTGGCATGTCGCCGCGCCGCGTAGCCCGTAACGACATTGTCAATAACATAAGCTTCACCAAGGACAGCACTGTTTTCTTTATGTTTTCATCTGCCGGTCGGGATGAAAGCCATTTTGAAAACCCCCACCTCTTCGACATCACCCGCGATACCCAGGCATCGATCCCTTTTGGCGCGGGGCCGCATTTTTGCGCCGGTGCTGCCGCCGCGCGCGCCCTGATCAGCCAGGTGGCCCTGCCGATGGCCTTTGCCGCGCTGCCTGATCTGCACCTGACTGGGCCGGTGCGCTATCACGGGTGGGCCTTTCGCGGCCCTGTATCAGTGCCGGTCGCGTGGTCTGCATGA
- a CDS encoding vWA domain-containing protein, which translates to MFLPFFESLRKNGLPVSLREFLSFLEGMKAGLATYDVEAFYYLARISMVKDERNIDKFDRAFAAAFEGLESISLDQVLEAVDIPGDWLEKLAEKHLSDAEKAEIEALGGFDKLMETLKERLKEQQGRHQGGNKWIGTAGTSPFGAYGYNPEGVRIGQKESRHQRATKVWDKREFKNLDDTVELGTRNIKVALKRLRRWARDGAAEELDLNGTIRATAEHGYLDVKTRPERRNAVKVLLFLDVGGSMDPHIKVVQELFSAARAEFKHLENFYFHNCLYEGVWRDNRRRWNAQISTDEVLRTYGPDYKCIFVGDASMSPYEIAYPGGANEHWNAEAGQVWLARARDQWASHLWINPVPEKYWGYTHSIGMIQDIFGAGRMVPMTLSGLEAGMKSLTR; encoded by the coding sequence ATGTTTCTGCCGTTTTTCGAAAGCTTGCGCAAAAACGGTCTTCCGGTTTCCCTGCGCGAATTCCTGAGCTTTTTGGAAGGCATGAAGGCAGGGTTGGCCACCTATGATGTCGAAGCGTTCTATTATCTGGCCCGCATTTCAATGGTCAAAGACGAGCGCAACATCGACAAGTTCGACCGCGCCTTTGCCGCAGCGTTCGAAGGGCTGGAAAGCATTTCGCTGGATCAGGTTCTTGAGGCGGTCGATATTCCCGGTGACTGGCTGGAAAAGCTGGCGGAAAAACATCTGAGCGACGCAGAAAAAGCCGAAATCGAGGCATTGGGCGGCTTTGACAAGCTGATGGAAACCCTGAAAGAGCGTCTGAAAGAGCAACAGGGCCGCCATCAGGGCGGTAACAAGTGGATCGGCACCGCGGGCACATCGCCCTTCGGGGCCTATGGCTACAATCCCGAAGGGGTGCGGATAGGCCAGAAAGAATCGCGCCACCAGCGCGCCACCAAAGTGTGGGACAAGCGTGAATTTAAGAACTTGGACGACACAGTTGAACTGGGTACGCGCAACATCAAGGTCGCGCTGAAGCGTCTGCGCCGCTGGGCGCGCGACGGGGCGGCGGAAGAGCTTGACCTGAACGGCACGATCCGTGCCACGGCCGAACACGGCTATCTGGATGTGAAAACACGCCCCGAACGGCGCAATGCGGTCAAGGTATTGCTGTTTTTGGATGTGGGCGGGTCGATGGATCCTCATATCAAGGTGGTGCAGGAACTGTTTTCCGCCGCGCGCGCCGAATTCAAGCATCTGGAAAATTTCTATTTCCACAACTGTCTTTACGAAGGCGTGTGGCGCGACAACCGCCGCCGCTGGAACGCGCAGATTTCCACCGACGAGGTGCTGCGCACCTACGGCCCCGATTACAAATGCATCTTTGTCGGCGACGCTTCCATGTCGCCCTATGAAATCGCCTATCCCGGCGGGGCGAACGAACACTGGAACGCCGAGGCCGGACAGGTCTGGCTGGCGCGTGCCCGCGATCAGTGGGCATCGCATCTCTGGATCAATCCGGTGCCGGAAAAATATTGGGGCTACACCCATTCCATCGGCATGATTCAGGATATCTTTGGCGCGGGTCGCATGGTTCCGATGACATTGTCAGGTCTGGAAGCGGGCATGAAAAGCCTGACACGCTAG
- a CDS encoding apolipoprotein acyltransferase: MIVIVAALAGAIIGGTTAARRKGSRLDIAQYAASFAIAFAVVGMIATVIIHRAAV; encoded by the coding sequence ATGATCGTAATTGTAGCAGCACTGGCCGGGGCGATTATCGGCGGCACCACCGCCGCACGGCGTAAAGGGTCGCGCCTTGACATCGCCCAATACGCGGCATCCTTTGCCATTGCCTTTGCCGTTGTCGGTATGATCGCGACAGTCATCATCCACCGCGCGGCCGTTTGA
- a CDS encoding GNAT family N-acetyltransferase, translating to MADAPSLIIRPLQETDRAEWAEMWTGYLEYYETSVPDEIYDSTFARLLGDDPRDFNALVAEKEGRLLGLTHFLFHRHGWKVEDVCYLQDLYTRPEARGEGVAGALINAVYDAADKAGAPSVYWLTQDFNATARKLYDKIGVLTPFIKYQRP from the coding sequence ATGGCCGACGCGCCTTCGCTGATCATTCGCCCCTTGCAGGAAACCGATCGCGCCGAATGGGCCGAGATGTGGACCGGATATCTTGAATATTACGAAACCTCAGTGCCCGATGAAATATATGACAGCACCTTCGCCCGCCTGCTTGGGGATGATCCACGCGACTTTAACGCGCTGGTTGCCGAAAAAGAGGGCCGCCTGCTGGGGCTGACGCATTTCCTCTTTCACCGGCACGGCTGGAAGGTCGAAGACGTGTGCTATCTTCAGGATCTGTACACCCGTCCAGAGGCACGCGGCGAAGGCGTGGCTGGTGCATTGATCAATGCGGTTTATGACGCCGCGGACAAGGCCGGGGCACCTTCGGTTTACTGGCTGACACAGGATTTCAACGCAACCGCGCGCAAACTTTATGACAAGATCGGCGTTCTCACGCCGTTCATAAAATACCAGCGCCCGTGA
- a CDS encoding DUF2927 domain-containing protein, translating to MRLLLIPFCLALAACGSTAPKDTPTRAQIADSTLPPMKSFGATSPVRSTRPNGNIAYDFLDLSFQLESGRELPVFSRFETPVTVRVTGTPPASLGPDLSRLIRRLRNEAGIDISLSQTATANITIEAVTRAEIRRALPQAACFVVPNVSSLAEYRSNRRSQKTNWATLRTRTKMAIFLPNDASPQEIRDCMHEELAQALGPLNDLYRLSDSVFNDDNIHTVLTGFDMTILRATYAPELRSGMTREQVAARLPAVLARINPAGNRAAIRQPAPPSRAWISAIQSALGPGSSAGTRRRSAAEALKIAQAQGWQDNRLAFSHYISGRLIQSANPLAAFDQFIKADRAYARLPDTELHRAYVAAQIAAYAISDGEGAIALRIVDPFIGTASRYENAALLATLMLMRAEALDLTGRASEAQRVRLDSLGWARYGFGPDWAVRGKMREIAQISPLQRDDG from the coding sequence ATGCGCCTGCTGCTGATCCCCTTTTGTCTGGCGCTGGCGGCGTGCGGATCGACTGCGCCCAAAGACACGCCGACACGGGCGCAGATCGCAGATAGCACGCTGCCGCCGATGAAAAGTTTCGGCGCCACCAGCCCGGTACGTTCGACACGCCCCAACGGCAACATCGCCTATGATTTCCTTGATCTGTCTTTCCAACTGGAAAGCGGTCGGGAACTGCCGGTGTTCAGCCGCTTTGAAACGCCCGTTACCGTCCGTGTCACCGGCACGCCTCCTGCCAGTCTGGGCCCCGATCTGTCGCGTCTGATCCGACGGTTGCGCAACGAGGCCGGGATCGACATTTCGCTAAGCCAGACAGCCACCGCCAACATCACGATCGAGGCCGTGACACGCGCCGAAATCCGCCGCGCCCTGCCGCAGGCGGCCTGTTTCGTGGTTCCGAACGTATCCAGCCTTGCCGAGTACCGCTCGAACCGCAGATCGCAAAAAACCAACTGGGCCACGCTTCGGACACGCACGAAAATGGCCATTTTCCTGCCCAACGATGCAAGCCCGCAGGAAATCCGCGACTGCATGCACGAAGAACTGGCACAGGCTTTGGGGCCGCTGAACGATCTTTATCGCCTGTCCGACAGTGTGTTCAACGATGACAACATCCATACCGTGCTGACAGGGTTTGACATGACGATCCTGCGCGCGACCTATGCCCCCGAATTGCGCAGCGGCATGACGCGTGAACAGGTGGCCGCGCGCTTGCCTGCCGTTCTGGCCCGCATCAACCCGGCCGGCAACCGCGCTGCAATCCGCCAGCCCGCCCCGCCATCGCGGGCGTGGATCAGTGCGATTCAATCCGCCCTTGGCCCCGGATCAAGCGCCGGCACAAGACGGCGGTCCGCGGCAGAAGCCCTGAAAATCGCACAGGCACAGGGCTGGCAGGACAACCGCCTGGCCTTTAGCCATTATATATCCGGCCGTCTGATCCAAAGCGCCAACCCGCTGGCCGCCTTTGATCAGTTCATCAAAGCCGACCGCGCCTATGCCCGGCTGCCCGACACAGAATTGCACCGCGCCTATGTGGCCGCACAGATTGCGGCCTATGCGATCAGCGACGGTGAAGGCGCGATTGCCCTGCGCATCGTCGATCCGTTTATCGGCACGGCATCGCGATACGAAAACGCCGCATTGCTGGCTACACTGATGCTTATGCGCGCCGAAGCGCTGGACCTGACCGGTCGTGCGTCCGAGGCGCAGCGTGTCAGGCTGGACAGTCTGGGGTGGGCGCGATACGGATTTGGCCCAGATTGGGCTGTACGTGGCAAAATGCGCGAGATTGCGCAGATCAGCCCGCTTCAAAGGGATGACGGATAG
- a CDS encoding AAA family ATPase — protein sequence MKFQGTAEYVATDDLTIAVNAAVTLERPLLVKGEPGTGKTELARQVASALGLRMIEWNIKSTTRAQQGLYEYDAVSRLRDSQLGEEKVHDVSNYIRKGKLWQAFEADEKVVLLIDEVDKADIEFPNDLLQELDQMEFHVYETGETVTARHRPVVIITSNNEKELPDAFLRRCFFHYIRFPDEQTMRKIVDVHHPGIKDALLTTALTQFYEVRETAGLKKKPSTSEVLDWLKLLLAEDLSAEDLKRDGANALPKLHGALLKNEQDVHLFERLAFMARGQR from the coding sequence ATGAAATTCCAAGGTACGGCCGAATACGTGGCCACAGATGATCTGACAATTGCGGTGAACGCGGCAGTGACACTGGAACGGCCATTGCTGGTCAAAGGCGAACCCGGAACCGGCAAGACAGAACTGGCCCGCCAGGTGGCGTCTGCCCTGGGCCTGCGCATGATCGAATGGAACATCAAATCCACCACGCGGGCGCAACAGGGGCTTTATGAATACGATGCCGTCAGTCGCTTGCGCGACAGCCAGCTTGGCGAAGAAAAAGTGCACGATGTGTCCAACTACATCCGCAAAGGCAAGCTGTGGCAGGCGTTCGAGGCCGATGAAAAAGTCGTTCTGCTGATTGATGAAGTCGACAAGGCCGATATCGAGTTTCCCAATGATCTGCTACAGGAACTCGACCAGATGGAGTTTCATGTTTATGAAACCGGCGAAACCGTTACGGCCCGCCATCGCCCGGTTGTCATCATCACATCGAACAATGAAAAAGAACTGCCCGATGCGTTTTTGCGCCGCTGTTTTTTCCATTACATCCGTTTTCCGGACGAACAGACGATGCGCAAGATCGTCGATGTGCATCACCCCGGAATCAAGGATGCCCTGCTGACCACGGCGCTGACCCAGTTCTACGAAGTACGCGAAACCGCAGGGCTCAAGAAGAAACCTTCGACCTCAGAAGTGCTTGACTGGTTGAAACTGCTTCTGGCCGAAGACCTGAGCGCTGAAGATTTGAAGCGCGATGGTGCCAATGCGCTGCCGAAACTGCACGGTGCCCTGCTCAAGAACGAGCAGGATGTGCATCTGTTCGAACGTCTGGCGTTCATGGCGCGCGGACAGCGCTAG
- a CDS encoding RSP_2648 family PIN domain-containing protein yields the protein MKVLIDTCVLYPTVLREMVLGVARAGLFTPLWSARILEEWVRAAAKLGPDGVAQAQGEIALTKSAWPDAEVEWRPSLEARLYLPDSHDVHVLAAAISGSADAIMTLNRKDFPRNILAEEGLDRIEPDGFLYQLWLEHSDVLGQVAHDVLAQANAMSGQTWTMRTLLKKARLPRLGKALET from the coding sequence GTGAAGGTTCTGATCGATACCTGCGTGTTGTATCCGACCGTGCTGCGGGAAATGGTGCTGGGCGTCGCGCGGGCGGGTCTGTTCACGCCGCTATGGTCCGCCCGCATTCTGGAAGAATGGGTGCGCGCCGCTGCCAAACTTGGCCCTGATGGCGTTGCACAGGCCCAAGGTGAAATTGCCCTGACGAAATCCGCTTGGCCCGATGCAGAGGTGGAATGGCGACCTTCGCTTGAAGCGCGGCTTTATTTGCCGGACAGCCATGATGTGCATGTTCTGGCGGCCGCAATATCAGGATCAGCAGACGCCATTATGACACTGAACAGAAAAGATTTTCCCCGTAACATATTGGCCGAGGAAGGGCTTGACCGGATCGAACCGGACGGGTTTCTTTATCAGCTGTGGTTGGAACATTCCGATGTATTGGGTCAGGTCGCGCATGATGTGCTGGCGCAGGCCAATGCGATGTCGGGACAGACCTGGACAATGCGGACGTTATTGAAAAAGGCCCGCCTGCCGCGTCTGGGCAAGGCATTGGAAACCTAG
- a CDS encoding M48 family metalloprotease yields MIKVMPILLAVLYGLAVYRFSVWRTSGELNSKSTILADPHLNPLTDKMAAALDLDRIKVFIYEIDPVNGLAAPDGRIFITRGFYRKFKQGEVTGEELASVIAHELGHVALGHSRRRMIDFSGQNALRTALAMVLGRFLPGVGVWVANIVASTLAARLSRSDEYEADAYAAALLTKAGIGVGPQKELFRKLETLSGARAGVTPAWLLSHPKTKERIAALEALEQKWASHPNT; encoded by the coding sequence ATGATCAAGGTGATGCCCATTCTGCTGGCCGTTTTGTATGGCCTTGCCGTGTACCGGTTTTCGGTCTGGCGGACGTCTGGCGAACTGAACAGCAAATCCACTATCCTGGCCGATCCGCACCTGAATCCGCTGACCGATAAAATGGCGGCGGCGCTGGATCTGGACCGGATCAAGGTGTTCATCTACGAAATTGATCCGGTCAACGGCCTTGCCGCACCGGACGGGCGGATTTTCATCACCCGTGGCTTTTACCGCAAATTCAAACAGGGCGAGGTGACCGGAGAAGAGCTTGCCTCGGTGATCGCGCATGAACTGGGGCACGTTGCCTTGGGCCATTCACGCCGCCGGATGATCGATTTTTCAGGGCAAAACGCATTGCGTACAGCTTTGGCGATGGTTCTGGGCCGCTTCCTGCCCGGTGTCGGCGTCTGGGTGGCCAATATCGTGGCCTCTACCCTCGCCGCGCGCCTGTCACGGTCCGACGAATACGAAGCGGATGCCTATGCCGCAGCCTTGCTGACCAAGGCCGGTATCGGTGTCGGGCCGCAAAAAGAACTGTTTCGCAAACTGGAAACCCTGTCGGGTGCACGGGCGGGTGTGACCCCTGCGTGGCTGCTAAGCCATCCGAAAACCAAAGAACGGATTGCCGCACTTGAGGCGCTGGAACAGAAATGGGCGTCTCACCCGAACACGTGA